Proteins found in one Candidatus Woesearchaeota archaeon genomic segment:
- a CDS encoding NUDIX domain-containing protein, producing the protein MKLPKQAKKVFSGIMYTVYQWEQKLYDGKTATYEAIKRKSSVQIIPVYENKIILSDEEQPHRGKFTGMIGGQIDAKETPKQAAKRELLEETGMKPTKLIFWKKTNFGKQLNWETHYYVAKNCNKIQEPKPGNGEKIKLKFLTFNELFKETEKPGFRNKSFKEMLFRINHTKGEKEKLRKFLFD; encoded by the coding sequence ATGAAGCTACCTAAACAAGCAAAAAAAGTATTCTCGGGAATAATGTATACAGTTTATCAATGGGAACAAAAACTTTACGATGGAAAAACAGCAACCTACGAAGCAATAAAAAGAAAGTCATCCGTACAAATAATACCTGTATATGAAAACAAAATAATTCTGTCTGATGAAGAGCAACCACATAGGGGGAAATTCACAGGAATGATAGGCGGACAAATTGATGCAAAGGAAACTCCCAAACAAGCAGCAAAAAGAGAACTGTTAGAAGAAACAGGAATGAAACCAACAAAATTAATATTTTGGAAAAAAACAAACTTTGGGAAACAACTAAACTGGGAAACACACTACTATGTAGCAAAAAATTGCAATAAAATACAAGAACCAAAACCAGGAAATGGAGAAAAAATAAAATTAAAATTCCTAACATTTAATGAATTATTCAAAGAAACAGAAAAACCAGGATTTAGAAACAAATCATTTAAAGAAATGTTATTTAGAATAAATCATACAAAAGGAGAAAAAGAAAAACTAAGAAAATTTCTTTTTGACTAA
- a CDS encoding NUDIX hydrolase, with translation MRDGSFSTISVNNISQGHNVYVVIPYKGKILSLVRPSDYKIKNLKDLPGGKAESDEKILQTAEREVLEETGRKLKSAKYLGRFYSYRNGKYHKNVLLEGKLDVPLKEDVLEKKLVLSDEHQSWKLIDLNNLSRYKMSHDFKRAIFENYLN, from the coding sequence TTGAGAGATGGATCTTTTTCAACAATTAGTGTAAACAATATAAGCCAAGGGCATAATGTTTATGTAGTAATACCTTATAAGGGAAAAATTCTTTCTTTAGTTAGACCTTCAGATTATAAAATAAAAAATCTTAAAGACTTGCCAGGAGGAAAAGCTGAAAGTGATGAAAAAATACTTCAAACAGCTGAAAGAGAAGTTCTTGAAGAAACAGGAAGAAAGCTAAAATCCGCAAAATACTTAGGAAGATTCTATTCTTATAGGAATGGAAAATATCACAAAAATGTTTTACTCGAAGGAAAACTCGATGTTCCTCTGAAAGAAGATGTTCTCGAAAAAAAATTAGTTCTTAGCGATGAACATCAAAGTTGGAAACTTATTGATTTGAACAACTTATCAAGGTATAAAATGAGTCACGATTTCAAGAGAGCAATTTTTGAAAATTATCTTAATTAG